The Neodiprion fabricii isolate iyNeoFabr1 chromosome 4, iyNeoFabr1.1, whole genome shotgun sequence genome window below encodes:
- the LOC124179837 gene encoding myophilin: MPPRNKEQEAEILAWIEAVIGEKLPPGNYEDILKDGVILCNLINKLAPGSVKKIQTKGTNFQLMENVQRFQAAIKAYGVPQEEIFQTADLFERRNIAQVTLCLYALGRITQKHPEYNGPRLGPKMAEKNEREFTEAQLRASEGQVNLQMGYNKGASQSGHGGFGNTRHM; the protein is encoded by the exons ATGCCG CCCCGCAACAAGGAACAGGAAGCCGAGATTCTAGCGTGGATCGAAGCTGTGATCGGAGAAAAACTTCCGCCGGGAAATTACGAGGACATCCTTAAGGACGGCGTTATTCTTTGCAATTTAATAAACAAACTCGCTCCTGGTTCGGTGAAGAAAATTCAGACCAAGGGAACGAACTTCCAGCTTATGGAAAATGTCCAGAG GTTCCAAGCCGCAATCAAAGCCTACGGCGTACCGCAGGAGGAAATTTTCCAAACCGCCGATTTATTCGAGAGGCGTAACATCGCTCAGGTTACGTTGTGCCTTTACGCTCTCGGCAGAATC ACGCAAAAGCATCCCGAATACAATGGCCCAAGACTTGGACCAAAAATGGCAGAGAAGAACGAGAGAGAATTTACGGAAGCTCAGCTTCGCGCCAGCGAAGGACAAGTCAATTTACAGATGGGTTACAACAAGGGAGCGAGTCAGAGCGGACACGGCGGTTTCGGCAACACCAGGCACATGTAA
- the LOC124179836 gene encoding succinate dehydrogenase [ubiquinone] cytochrome b small subunit, mitochondrial isoform X1, which translates to MGYVGSRHCGSLISGVHVNVEAGTIETTGKLGNYGQLPLVRNCAISQGIIHPQFASFIAQKYTTAPKLTATSLMLTSVPQLNLVRSIASSQRHCAPITGDHVRLWQAERVTSAILIGLLPACILLENPFVDVTLSVFMVMHSHWGLEAIVIDYARPIVVGNIVPKIAHFALNLFSAATLAGLLLLIYNGPGLGKTVKNLWTVGKSEAAK; encoded by the exons ATGGGTTACGTCGGATCGAGGCACTGTGGTTCACTTATATCAGGAGTACACGTTAACGTTGAAGCTGGCACGATCGAAACTACGG GCAAGCTTGGTAACTATGGACAACTTCCACTGGTCAGAAACTGCGCCATATCTCAGGGCATTATTCATCCACAATTTGCAAGCTTCATCGCCCAAAAATACACAACTGCACCAAAACTAACGGCCACAAGCCTCATGCTAACCTCTGTACCACAG CTGAACCTGGTGCGATCAATAGCCTCGAGTCAACGTCATTGTGCTCCAATAACTGGTGATCACGTGCGTCTATGGCAAGCCGAGCGAGTTACTTCTGCTATCCTAATAGGACTTCTGCCTGCTTGCATCTTGCTTGAGAATCCATTTGTCGACGTAACGTTATCTGTCTTCATGGTCATGCACAGTCACTG GGGTTTGGAAGCAATAGTAATCGACTATGCTCGACCGATAGTTGTGGGTAATATCGTCCCAAAAATAGCTCATTTTGCACTGAATCTTTTTTCTGCCGCTACACTAGCTGGTCTGCTTTTGCTAATTTATAATGGTCCGGGTTTGGGGAAAACTGTGAAGAATCTGTGGACTGTTGGCAAAAGTGAAGCtgcaaaatag
- the LOC124179836 gene encoding succinate dehydrogenase [ubiquinone] cytochrome b small subunit, mitochondrial isoform X2 yields MARCHLSRQLSLLTGKLGNYGQLPLVRNCAISQGIIHPQFASFIAQKYTTAPKLTATSLMLTSVPQLNLVRSIASSQRHCAPITGDHVRLWQAERVTSAILIGLLPACILLENPFVDVTLSVFMVMHSHWGLEAIVIDYARPIVVGNIVPKIAHFALNLFSAATLAGLLLLIYNGPGLGKTVKNLWTVGKSEAAK; encoded by the exons ATGGCCAGATGTCATCTCTCACGACAGCTCAGCCTACTGACTG GCAAGCTTGGTAACTATGGACAACTTCCACTGGTCAGAAACTGCGCCATATCTCAGGGCATTATTCATCCACAATTTGCAAGCTTCATCGCCCAAAAATACACAACTGCACCAAAACTAACGGCCACAAGCCTCATGCTAACCTCTGTACCACAG CTGAACCTGGTGCGATCAATAGCCTCGAGTCAACGTCATTGTGCTCCAATAACTGGTGATCACGTGCGTCTATGGCAAGCCGAGCGAGTTACTTCTGCTATCCTAATAGGACTTCTGCCTGCTTGCATCTTGCTTGAGAATCCATTTGTCGACGTAACGTTATCTGTCTTCATGGTCATGCACAGTCACTG GGGTTTGGAAGCAATAGTAATCGACTATGCTCGACCGATAGTTGTGGGTAATATCGTCCCAAAAATAGCTCATTTTGCACTGAATCTTTTTTCTGCCGCTACACTAGCTGGTCTGCTTTTGCTAATTTATAATGGTCCGGGTTTGGGGAAAACTGTGAAGAATCTGTGGACTGTTGGCAAAAGTGAAGCtgcaaaatag